The sequence below is a genomic window from Thermodesulfovibrionales bacterium.
TTCACAAAAAAACTTACTGATATTATAAAAAACTTTCCAGTAATACCCGTTCCAGGTGATGGAAAAACAAGATTCCAGCCAGTATATATAGGAGACTGGGTTAAGGCATTCATCAAAGCAGTATTTTATAAAAAAGAAAAAAACAGCCTTTATGAAATCGGAGGTCCGGAGCATCTCAGCTATAATGAAATCCTAGAAATCCTGATGGAAGCAACGGGAATCAGAAAACCCATTATTCACATTCCTCTCTTGCTCATAAAGACAGGTCTTCCAGCTGGCAGAATTATAAAACAACTCGGTGCAGACATACCCCTTCCTACACCTGACCAGCTCAAACTCCTAAAAAAGGATAACATAACAGACCCTGATATTATTAAAAAGAATTTCGGCTTTGAACCCCTGAAATACAGAGAGGCTGTTAAAATAATATTTTCCTGAGACTTCCCTTTAAACCCAAAAATCTAAAGAAATATTTCCGAAATATTTCTCCTATTGACATTCAATAATTTTTTTGAGAAAATTAAACTAAGTTTTAAGTAGATTTTGATTCTAAGGTCTTAAAAATGTCTGATTTTTTAACTATAGTAAAAGGTGCATTACTGCATGATATTGGTAAGCTCATCCAGAGATCAAAAGAAAATCCTTCTGAAAAGACTCACGGCCAGTGGGGATATGAATGGTTAAAAGAATTTTTTTGGTGATGATCCCTCCATAAATGCCACTATCACGCATCACAAAGATGACAAAGAGACCTTTCAATCTAACTTCGGGCTTATCTGGTATGAGGCTGATAACCTTGCCTCTTCAGAAAGAAAACAGGAAGGAGACAATGAAGAGGGCAGATGGGAGATATTTACACCTCTTGTCTCACCTTTCTTCAAGATCAGAAATCCAAACAATCTATCTGAAAGATTAACAGAGATACCTTATCTCAAGCCCCTAAAACCCTTTAGAAAGGATAAAAAAAATAAAGTTATAGAAGAATTTGAATCTGTTACCTTCAAAAGACCAGAAATAACTCAAAAAACCTATGAATCGATACTTAACGCTTTAAAAAATGACCTTAATACTGCTAAAGCACACAAACCCTACAGCATAAACTTACTTTTAATGCTTTTTGAAAAACATTTAAGCAATATCCCTTCAATTACAAAAGAAATATTTAAAGGAAAGGAAGAGGA
It includes:
- a CDS encoding HD domain-containing protein, whose protein sequence is MSDFLTIVKGALLHDIGKLIQRSKENPSEKTHGQWGYEWLKEFFW
- the cas10 gene encoding type III-A CRISPR-associated protein Cas10/Csm1, whose translation is MWYEADNLASSERKQEGDNEEGRWEIFTPLVSPFFKIRNPNNLSERLTEIPYLKPLKPFRKDKKNKVIEEFESVTFKRPEITQKTYESILNALKNDLNTAKAHKPYSINLLLMLFEKHLSNIPSITKEIFKGKEEEIEKHPDISLFSHLKLTAAIAGSMYHFYKETYPDRWDKDLLKEEILNPPSNIKPFLLIGGDISGVQKFIYTITSKAALRSLKGRSFYLELLAEHVVSELINKLELSRCNIIFSGGGHFYILSH